The following proteins are encoded in a genomic region of Dioscorea cayenensis subsp. rotundata cultivar TDr96_F1 chromosome 8, TDr96_F1_v2_PseudoChromosome.rev07_lg8_w22 25.fasta, whole genome shotgun sequence:
- the LOC120267962 gene encoding probable NAD(P)H dehydrogenase (quinone) FQR1-like 1, producing MATKIYIVYYSMYGHVEKLAEEIEKGASSVEGVEAKLWQVPEILPEEVLGKMGAPPKSDVPVISPNELAEADGILFGFPTRFGMMAAQFKAFIDATGGLWRTQQLAGKPAGIFYSTGSQGGGQETTPLTAITQLVHHGMIFVPIGYTFGAGMFEMEKLKGGSPYGAGTYAGDGSRFPSELEVEQAFHQGKYFAGIAKKLKDSA from the exons TTACTACTCCATGTATGGACACGTTGAGAAGCTAGCAGAAGAGATCGAAAAAGGTGCCTCATCTGTTGAAGGAGTGGAAGCCAAATTATGGCAG GTCCCTGAGATTCTCCCTGAAGAAGTGCTCGGAAAGATGGGAGCACCCCCTAAGAGTGATGTACCAGTAATCTCACCAAATGAGCTTGCTGAGGCAGATGGTATTCTGTTTGGCTTTCCTACAAGATTCGGTATGATGGCAGCCCAATTCAAAGCTTTCATTGATGCAACTGGAGGATTATGGAGAACACAACAGCTTGCAGGCAAGCCTGCAGGAATCTTCTACAGCACTGGGTCTCAGGGTGGTGGTCAGGAAACTACTCC TTTGACAGCAATTACTCAGTTGGTTCACCATGGCATGATCTTTGTGCCAATTGGATACACGTTTGGAGCTGGTATGTTTGAGATGGAGAAATTGAAAGGAGGCAGTCCTTATGGTGCTGGAACATATGCAGGTGATGGATCAAGATTCCCAAGTGAACTAGAGGTGGAGCAAGCCTTCCACCAGGGCAAGTACTTCGCTGGCATTGCCAAGAAGCTCAAGGACTCTGCTTGA